acacacacacacacatccgcAAACCTGAGAACAAAACTTATTTTGCTCACTCAGAGCCTGAAGACATAAGTTTGTAAAGTTTcagcaaatataaatatataaatgatgtTTAGAAGCCGCTCAACTCTTCAGCTCTCCGTTGAGGTTTGCTTCTTTCGTTGGTGTTTTATCAGAGAGTTTGTCATAGTTTTCAGCCATTTTATTTCCCCGAACACTAACACACTGGAACGACACCGGCTGACCTTCCCATCGGAGACACATAACCTGCTTAGACTGGTTAGGCCTAtacaagttagtcatctaaTTTTCTAACTTTTTTAAGTCAGTTGCATAAAAACGTAGATTGCTCTCATTTGAATCTGAAAAACAAGACTAACTGCTAGACTAGTTCAGACTAGTTCAGACACAGAGACTGAGTTTATGCCCCTGGTCAGTGTTTTCTGTAAACGCTCACATTAGTAGTACAGATTCCCCTTCAACCCTTCAGCTGTAACTTTTACTTTCACAATGACCCAGACAGCCGTTCCTTGTGCTTTACTGGAAGTGCTGCTCATCTTTATGGGAAAGCCTCAGAGTTGGAGGGTGGGCGGATGACTGGACGACCGAGCGTCTCATACGAGCCCAAAGGGATGTTTATGACCCTTGTTAAGACAACTGACTGATGGCTTTTGCTCAGACTGTATTGTCATTTCTCAAATGCCAGAATTATGTGTGAAGTGGTTTGTTAATCAGCAGATTCCCTTTGATCAGCGTTAATTCTCACTTAGTTTGATGTCTGGAGTGTGTTAGAGACTCCTGAATTCAGATACTCAAGAAAAGCACATTGTTGAAATGAGTTTTGACATGAGCAAGACAAGCGTTCAGAAACCTACTCTTCTTTATTGTtgatataaaagaaaacaagggAACAACGAACAACTCTATTATTTAGAAGCAAATAAACCAGCTTGTAACACAACGAGGCAAGTCGCCCCTTAGTCACACGTTTCCTTCGGCCCGAGTTTGACCACCAGTCGCTTTAGAAAAATGGTACATGAGTCTCCAGAACTGGCCGTCAAAATCGGACACTGATACACATCCAGACGCACCGTTCTGCTGaaacatattcatattcaaactTGTTGGGATCAAGGCCGAGAACTGGCTTGATGAGCGAGATAATCGTACAAACCGCCTTCTGTACACGCAAGGTAAACTCATTCAACAATTGTtcagtatatgtatatatgacaCGTGGTAAATAAGTTTTCTTCGTTTTAAAATGAACGTTGCAATCAGTCTTTAGAGTTGGATCAAAACACAGTTCcatgaaacaacaaaaaacacgaGCGCGATCAGAACGGGCTTACGGTTAAAATAGAGGTACACACGTTACAAAACAAACCAAGGACCTTCACTTGATGCCAGTGGAAAAAAACGAATGTACCAACAGCAGGTGCGTCCGAAACACAAACCAGCGACACAGAAACGCTTGGAGCGAAGCTCAAATAAAACAACACCACACTGCTCAGTAAAAGCACTTCAATAAATAAAGCATTGGGAATGATAAAAAGTACACACACTATTTCTAAACAAACAATTttgtacaaaaatacattacGTTTATGACATCAAAAACCTTATTCaagtttcaaaaaataaatatcttcTTGTTGCACAAGGTTATTTGACAGCTCTAGTACCTGTCTCAGGTATCCCTATGAAtggatatagatatataaataaaataatctgcATCTCCACCGACTATAAGAAAGGCAGCAATTCTGAGAAGCAGATGTACAGGATTCTCTAAGGCCTTCATCACCGCGATTCATCGAGTAGATTCGATTCGACGTCTGTAGTAGAGCGCTGACTTCTGAACGCTTCTTAATCTCTCAAAATCTccatcatttattattttttcatctaCTAAAAGCATAGTTGTAGTTATAATTCAAACCATCATGCTATACACAGAGGATAAATATTACACATCATTTAATGTTTCTGATTTATGTGCAATTGTGTAGTttccaaaaaaacaataacGTGTCAACAAGACACTAGTATTCCAACCAGTATTCTTCCTCTCCTcagaaaacaacataaatacaaattctgtataaataaaattaattcatacaaaaaataaaatactaaaaaaaaagagaaaagaaaaaaagagagcaaaatACTATTGATCAAAAGCCCTTTTGGTGTCGTTCTGAAATTCAGGTCAGTTTTGACTCTTGACTTGGTGCATTTGGGCTGAATCAACATGTCGCAGTCAAGAGTAGCTTTTCCACACCGTTACTCTAGGTTAACACAGCATCAATACTCATTAGACAATGGCAAAAACACACGATCAACCCATTATTAGAACGTATCTCCCGATGGGAGATTACAGTGCAAAAGGTCTCGGAATGCTCAGAAATTTCCCAACTCGAAAACGGCAAAAGGTACCAGTTAAAGTTTTGCACAGTACCACAATCCTGTCTCTTTGCTTATAATGTTTTGATATTACGCAGTAATGTAATACTTCTTAAAAAGTCTtggtttgtataaaaaaaaatttttttcctcatattcaCAAATTGCACAATATCAAACcaaccaacaaacaaacaaacaatatccGGTAATGTTGTTATTGAGACACGGTGAGATTTCCACTTGAAACACAGGTGTATAAAGGGATTTGTTCAATTCCACTTGTGCACGATTCTGTCAGGTGCTTTGGAAAATGTTTGCATATTGTTCAAcaattatataaacacaaacccTTAAAACATATAAAGTTCGTCCAGCGGTTGAACGAGACACTGATTGTAAAGAAAAAATCCTTGGAGCAAAGTTTCCATCCTCTTGAAGAGAAAAGTCGCAAGTATTCAAGTGCAGAATTCCGAGTTTTTGTTCCCTTTACGATCATCCCAACCGCAGTGCATTTGCATCCCTATCACTTTGGCCTTTTTTCTCAGGCGTCCAAACAATGGTCAAAGAACACACGTGCAGGAGGACATTCCTGAAGAGTCGGAGATCCAGACAGCGTCGCTCTCACACGGGTCTTCCCCGTCTCATTTCTTCACATCAGAGCAGAAGTAAGACGGggctgagagagacagagagtgcGGGCAGGAGATAAAGAGAAAGTCATAGCGTTTCAGCAGCTGGTGCTCTCCCCGCTTTTGGCCATACTGGCTGAGCTGACGGCAATCTGGCAGCCGTTAGTGACGTGATTCATAACTTTCTGTTTGAGCTGAGCCACCTGCTCCCTCAGGATGCTGGCAGTGGAGGCCAGGTCCGAGTTCTGCGTCTTCAGCACCTTCACCTTCTCCTCCAGCCGCGAGATCCGCTCCAGCTTCCTCTTGCGGCACTTGGAGGCGGCGATGCGGTTCCGGAGCTTCTTGCGCTCTGCCTTGATCCTCTCCTGCGTCTCCAGGTCGATGGGCGAGAGCGAGGGCGGCGAGCTGGCCGGGTCCCCGCCGGGAGGGTGCGGGACCTCGGGCACCGTCTGCGGAGCGTCCAGGCCCCGTGTCTGCGGGTGGTGACCGGCGTGAACCGAGGCGTGGGCCGCAGACGTGTAGGCGATCTGCCCGCCGGGGTAGCTGGACGACAGCTGGTTGGGGTTGTAGCTGCTCAGGTTGGTGTAGATGGGCATGTCCGCGCCAGGCATGAGGTTCCTCTGGTAGGAGGACGGCGGCGGAGACATGGGAGCGCCGACCAGCTGGTTCTGCTTGTGCAGGTCGGCCAGAGCTTTGACGAAGCCGTCGGCAAATCCTTCCTGCTCGTTGGTGGCCTGGTTTCTGTACATGAAGGGATTAGCAGACGCGTTGGGAGCTGGGCTTGTAGTAACCAGTCCCTGGTTGGACTGGATAATCAGGTGCTCCAGATCCGGAGAGGACAGCTTGAGCAGGTTCATGTCCGGCGAGGACATCAGCGAGCTGTTGGGATTGCCGCTCATCGCCAGGCTGTTGGGACTGATGCTGCTGTTGTTCCCAGCTTGTCCCTGCAACAGTTTCAGGCTGGAGGCATTTCCCACGCTGTTGGAGAAATTATGCGGCATGTTGTTCTTCTTGCTCATTATCTTGTGGCCTTGGTATCGATCGTAATCTGGAATTTGCCCAAAGTTTGGAACGCTATCATCGTGATAGAAGGGCGTTTCCATCTTACCCGTCATTGAAACAGCAAGACAGATTCCTCACAAGACATAATACGGCTAGAGCTGTAGGTTTTCAGCCATCTGCTCGGTCCACAATTGAAAAAACGAGAGTTGTTCAAAGTCAGTAAACCTACAAAAGAGTAGAGATACAGAGACGAAAGATGAGGGAAATTAAATCAATGGATTTTGAAGTAAACAATCACTGTATAATTTGTAATGAAGCCAATCTTGGTAAGTTGATGTGACCAACAACTGAGCCAGCGTCACTGATCTCCATAGGGACACTGAACAACATTCAACAAACACTAACCATACCGTTTCAGTCGTTCACACAAACATAAATGATTAGTCTGTCATTAAAATGATGAAACCAGGAAGCTTCGTTACAGTTCGCCTTCTTCCCGTCACTGTTGACTTTCCTGGGCTTCATCCAAACACAGCTGAGCGCTTCTCTTACACTTTCTTATTCATTTCAGCACATGGTCTTTTAGAAAAATCCCCCGTCAAAATCCCAAAGCACACAGAAGCGTCCCGTGAATAAACAGGCAGAAGCGTCACTTACTTGTGTGTAGGTCGATATATTGTGAAGAAAAGATCGATAAAGAAGGTTCCCACGACACAATCCACTGCGTCAAAGCTCCGATTAGTCACGGCATAAAACAGCATCGAGCGCGGATCTGTTACCCACGCACCGCTCTGTGACACGCGATGAATCAAAGACAGCTCATGTACAGCGCGCGTCTCCACACTGCGCGTCCGCGTCCTCTCTGGAGCGCTGCGTTTCCTCGTCTGCTCGCTGTCAGAACGACTGTGGGACTTTCTGCTCGGCTGATTATTAATAACACACGCCCTTCTGTTCTCTTCAGTTCCTGAAACTAACATGACAGGCAGACACGCCTCCTCCCGCTCGAAGCGTCGCGTTTATTGGCCGGTGGAGCGCCGCCGACTGTCGCAGCCCGTGCGCGCTTCGTTAAAGGATCACGTGATTGGTATAGAATATGTgctgttttattcaaatatacgCTTTAAGGTAAATGTTACGTTTAGGTTTGTTAGATGGCAGCCGGGATGTCATCTGCTCAGTAGCTACAGAAATTGATTTTCTAGTTAAGTATTCTTCTTTATTGAAACAACAAACACTGTAAGAACACGTAGGCAATCCTTCATCTGCTTAATATTCTGTTTTAACGTTCTCCTTCACACCAATTATATTCATCAATCAAATTTAAGGTacttacactctaaaaagtgctgggttaaaaacagcccaagttgggttgaaaatggacaaagtCAGCGATTggtctgttttattttagttttattaaatcaactattgtttaaaattcttaaaatgaacccaaagtatgttggaaatgaatatttattaatatgtttaataaatgaacatttattaataagtttaatgaataataatgaaacaataaacatttatcaaattgtttattaataaatgttcaccttttgattattattgttgcctctagtaattatgtttctgatttttaatttccaacatattttgggttcattttaagccagacatttagtcatttttaaacaacagttgaattaaataaaacttaacccaaacatttaacccaactgctgggttaaaacaacccaatcgctgggtttgtccattttcaacccaacttgggttgttttaacccagcatttagcattttttagagtgtaggcaCTGtaaatttacacacacacacacacacacacacacactgctgtccTACACAGATAACACGACCTCCACACGTCTGTTTTTAGCGCTCTCTGTGCTCTCAGGTAAGTCGGTGGGAGGTTACAGCGATCAGGTCGGTTCTAGCGTAGGTCGGTTTGCCTCCGGCTGCTGCAGGTCCAGATATAAGAGCTCGGCCGCGGGTCCGAAGGGAATCGGAGCCCGGAGCGCTGACATGTTTGGCCTGGTCCTGCTCTCCAGACTCCACTCTTCACTTCCAGTGTCGTTTCCCCGTCTGTATTAGTTATCCGGTCCAAAGGTGATCTGCTCCAGGGTACCAAACACACAACTGCATTTTTAATGACGATTGTTTAGGgggtttgtgagtgtgtgtgtgtgtgtgtgtgtgtgtgagagagagagagtgtgtgtgtaacagcAGTTCGCTTCAAGGTCATCAGATTAAACCCAAACCTTTCCTGGATTCATTTAAAAAGGAACGATTGCATATGCATACATTCTTCAAGAGTTTTTATCTTATATCTGTGTGTTGTGTCGCAGTCAAACTGCAGCGTTCAACTCGTTTTCAATTCGTTTGGtttcatttgattcatttcGGCAATAATGCTTGCAGCCACTGCTCTGggttttcagtttcaaatgtttttaaaaatgctgttttgcttttatatttcatttctaTGTGTGTTGCAAAATTAAGTCACCATAAAATGAGATATTGTTTGGCTGGATTAGAGCAAAAGGGAGGAACTGGTTAACCAAATCATGTGAGGaaaaaatttggaacacaaatttagCATTTCAAAGGCACACACAAACTAATAAATTGGCTGTGAAGCCGTAATGAAATAATCTTTCGGCCCATTTACGTCTGATGTGAAAAGAGCTCTGAAACTTGCAGTTTGAGTCCATGTAAAATATCTCACCCTTCCTCCTACGGCTTTTCACCATCACGAATGTTTTGATGTTGTTGTCCACCTCAGAAAGGCTCAAATGAAAGCAGACGTTCTTGAAAGGGCATAAAAACCACATTCAAATGCTGCAAATGAGCTTCTTTCCATCAGAGACACTAAACGCACACCGGGGATTCGTTAACTACTTTTGATGTTGATGTTATCAGATCGTCCTGACCATCAGAAGAATCAGGCGTTTGTCGTCACAGTAAAACATCAGCAGGACTTCAGTGTCCTGAACGTAACCACACAGATCCATTACAGCACGTCTATCAAGCTATaacaacataaataataatggAAAAGGAAAACAGTTCACAGCCTGTATTTATTTACCAGTTTGGCTCGCCACAGATTCGAGTGGAATAAATGAGTGTGTTCAGTGCGAGAGTCTTTTGAACAAACAGCCCATGATGTAGCGTCTGACGCGGCAGAATAAACATGTGTTTGTGTCGAGCTCTGAgcagccgtgtgtgtgtgtgagtcgcAGGTCTGTCCCTGTAGTTTGTGCTGTTTTACTGACTGAAGAATATCATGTTAATCGGCTCTGTTAGTCTTCTCAGGCAACACCATGAAAATTAAACCTCACAGCATGAGCAATTTGTCTCATatctgatgaagtttgcatcattgattctgtttattactgtgaagctgctgtgAAACGATCTGTACTGTAGAAAGTgctgtagaaataaagctgacttgaccTCCAAAAGCAAATGGCGCTGCCTTCACGGTGTCAAACGCTCACTATAGGATCAGAGCTGCTGACTCAAACTGCCAGTAATTTCTCCTGTTTTGACTGGATCTAAAGAGCAGAAGGGAGATTTTGGTTGTAGGTAATAATTTCTTGAGACTCATCATTAAGTGTCACAGGATGATTCACATGACTGAGGTGTAATCAGAGCGGCAGTGTTATTTCATACTTTGTGgtctttttcatttcatttatctgTCAAACCAGCAGTGGAAGAGATCCATTGATCAGAGCTCTTGGTATCAGTATGTGTGGATGTGAGAACAGGCAGGGCTTCATTCGATCACTTGCTTTCAGAAATGGATGAACGGAGTAACGGATGTCACACAAACGAGCATTCTAACCAGTTTAAATGGCAAAATTAACCAGTTTATCTAGTATTATCAAGCAATCAATGGACATACTGAGTGTAAATGAATTTATTCTGTGAGAAGAGATTtcgtcttgttttccagcacaaatatctaaacattctcatttactggagaagaaaaatgactgaagatattaagacttgtttaattaaaatgaagcgAGTTTGtgcttacagtttttctcgattgttAACTCACTATAACTGGTTCAGTTGGCCCAATTTCCCAAACCATTCATTCAGTTCtagaaacaaacacatttcacctgttttcacacacattttcctCGTTTTACACAGGTTTAACTGTGTTCTCAttcagaaaacacaaacacataatgtCACACTGTGAACTCAAACTGCACACGTTTATCCGTGTGTAAACTGACGTCACACTGATCAGAATCTCAGGATAATATAAATATGGCTACAGGTGATTATGAGCTTTGGAAAATGAATTGTTGTGGTGGGagacaaagagaaagaggaagaggagagaaaaagaaaaatgaagagGGACAgggtcaaaaataaataaataaataaacaaacaaaaaaaaaactatatattgcGACAATATATGTTTTTCAAGCTATCAAAGgttttttaatgataataaagtatatgaataatgcagtgctaattgagagcctttttaatgtttttgaaagagtctcttctgctcaccaagactgtatttatttaatctaaaatacagtaaatacagtaatattgagaaatattattccaatgtaaatcagctgttttctatgtgaatatatagtaaagtgtaatttattcctctgaattttcagcatcattactccagtcttcagtgtcacatgatccttcagaaatcattctgatatgatgatttgctgctcaagaaacattcatgattattatcaatgttgaaaacagttcatgtttctgtggaaaccgtcatacatttgatttttcaggattctttgatgaatagaaagttcaatgaacagcatttatttgtatttattaaattcatttattatatttattaacgcatttattaaatataatcttttgtaacattataaatgtcttcactgtcacttttgatcaatttatgctgaataaaagtattaatttctctctcttttttaatcttaccacaaatgtttgaattgtatctcagtttccacaaaaatatgaagcagcacaactgttttcaacattgataataatcataaatgtttgttgagcatcaaatcatcatatcagaatgatttctgaaggatcatgtgacactgaagactggagtaatgatgctgaaaattcagaggaataaattacactttactatatattcacatagaaaacagctgatttacattggaataatatttcacaatattactgtatttactgtattttagattaaataaacacagtcttggtgagcagaagagactctttcaaaaacattaaacaattgtaatgtttccaattccaaacttttgacaggtactgtatattttctgtgatcattttttacattgtatataATCCATGAGGACTTACTGTAACGCACAAGTGTTTTTTAGTACATAAACCAATCataaaattgtcataaaatatagggaaaaaatattattgacatTAGTGGTTATTGTTCGGCAGTGTATTTGATTTCTTACAAATTAAAAGCAAGAGatgagataaaaaataaaatctgtcaATTAGACAAAGGTCAGATAAAAATCGGTATTACACCTGACATTTCTGTCCCCCTCACTTCTGAAATGATGGCTGCGCCGCTGCATACAGTACTTCACATCACAGAACTTTCACTATTCTGtgtacagtaaatacagtagcACACGTCGTACGCCCTCAAACTCATAATTGTTAAACTGATTTGTAGCCAAGTCCTTCTTGCAGTTGGTATTTTTGCAGAACTGAGGGGAGAGAAAGTCTTTTATCAGAAGACTAAGAAACTGTTATAGTATGGCAAATATGgtcattactgtaatgtaatGCTATTTGGCTGAGGatgctgaatttatttatttttttactgtactgtGACAGTATACTCTATTGTATAGCAACTCCAAGTTCATGGTCAGTTGTTTGGGTATTTCAACTTTTCTTTTCTAGTGCTTTTCATCTACTGCAAGATGTCTTTACAGTTGTGTGAcgaaatattaaacatatatcTGCTCTATTTATGTTGTATGTCATAGACAGTGAGCTGTAAAATGATCCCTGATTGGCAAAAGCAggtttttgtaacagtgttttgATTCACTAGAGTGTAAGACTAtattgtagtgtgtgtgtgtgtgtgtgtgtgtgtgtgtgtgtgagggcgAAGTTTGGTTTTTCAGCAAGATTGAATGGTTTTGAATGGAGAGCTTCATTTTGACATGAAAATTGGAAGTTTGTGGAATTGGGTAAGAagatacactctaaaaatgctgggttaaaaacaaagttgggttgaaaatggacaaacccagagattgagttgttttaacccagcggttgggttaaatgtttgcccagcctgctgggtagttttatttaactcaactattctttaaaaattactatatggccgGCTTAAactgaacccaaaataggttggaaattaacatttattaatatgtttaataaatgaacatttattaataagtttaatgaataacaattaaacaataaacattaaattgcttattattaaatgttcaccttttgattattattgttgcctctagtaattatgtgtctgattttaatttccaacatattttgggttcattttaagccagacatttagtcatttttaatcaatagttgggttaaataaaactgaccagcaggttggtcaaacatttaacccaaccactgggttaaaacaacccaatagctgggtttgtccattttcaacccaacttggattatttttaacccagtgtatggatttgtgtttagagttttaaGAAAAGGAGGCAtaatttcaagaaatgtgtttaagcaatcgagaaaaaatgtaaatcaagaactaatatctgccaatggagtcagaaaaataaactttattcaaaaggaaaacaagaatatttttctgactccatctgcagatatttgttcttgttttaaacacaaactcacttcattttgatgtatttttcattaatcaagtcttaatatcttcagtcatttctcttctccagtaaatgtatcttgatttaagaatgtttagatatttgtgctggaaaacaagacatgTTTAGATATAGCCTTAAATACACagatatttacacatttatgtagattttagtcaggaaatgtgtttattttaatttattttgttatatattgaCATTATTAAATTTACAAGAATGGTTCATCAATATCTTTTCATCAaaggctttttaaaaacatatcttTTACCTTATTTTTCACATACGCTGTGAAGGATCTGGAGTAAATGTGTAATCTTTGCGTTCTGAGATGATGAAGCAGCTTGTGGAGCGGCTCCTCGGTTCAGTCGGCCTCCTCATCATCCACATGATTCACTCTCTTCTGGTTGCCACAGAAACATCGGTTGAATGTCAAGTTTGGACACTGCGCCGGTTTAGAGCCATCAAGAGCTTCAGAACGAGCAGAGACTGCACAATAGCTGAGAGAGAACAATTCAGATCTGAAGACGAATGTGAGCAAACAAAGAATTAAAGATGGAAAGAGtgaaagagcgagagagaaaagAGCAGCACATCTTGTGTTTTAGATGCTCGTGTGAACTAACGCAACCAGCACAGGTCAGCAGAAAAAACACCTTCCTTTCCTTCATAAATGTTGCTGCCGTGATGGTTAGAGTCACATGACTGGAAGAATCGTTTGCAGGGTTTGTCAAACAGCAGCACATCTCTGGAACGCCGGTTTCCTCCATCGTTTTCTTTAAAGATGCCAGTCTTTCTCACAGCACTGCAATGCCATGTCTTGATTAAAGGCTGGCGTCTGTAAAAGCGTCGGCCAATCGTCATCGACTCcagtgaagactgtgaagtGAAAAGCAAAGACGTGTGATTCAAGGAAGGAGATTGCTCAACAGGCCAATGTTTACAgaagaaacacaaaataactaATACGGTCACATTCTGCTGGCCTGACATAAGGCCCGTTTCACATTCGCGCTCCGCCAATTGGTGCGCTTCCATCCTCGTCCCTAGGCaaccattgataataatgaaatgTCAGGCTTCATTGATTCGAGACACAAGAGCCTCGGGCCGAAAGGGAAATTAATAATTCATCTCAAACAACTTGAGTTGGGTGAACCTTCGTTCAGTTCATTTCTATATGAGGATCTGAGTCAAATATAGAACTGAAGAATCCAGCAGTTCATAAGTGTAAATTTGAATCGAATTGGCCGTGACACACTTTATGTCGACTTGGAATAAAAGAAGGAGGAATTTGCTGATTTACAATACAAAAATTTGAATTCAT
This Ctenopharyngodon idella isolate HZGC_01 chromosome 5, HZGC01, whole genome shotgun sequence DNA region includes the following protein-coding sequences:
- the june gene encoding junE proto-oncogene, AP-1 transcription factor subunit, whose amino-acid sequence is MTGKMETPFYHDDSVPNFGQIPDYDRYQGHKIMSKKNNMPHNFSNSVGNASSLKLLQGQAGNNSSISPNSLAMSGNPNSSLMSSPDMNLLKLSSPDLEHLIIQSNQGLVTTSPAPNASANPFMYRNQATNEQEGFADGFVKALADLHKQNQLVGAPMSPPPSSYQRNLMPGADMPIYTNLSSYNPNQLSSSYPGGQIAYTSAAHASVHAGHHPQTRGLDAPQTVPEVPHPPGGDPASSPPSLSPIDLETQERIKAERKKLRNRIAASKCRKRKLERISRLEEKVKVLKTQNSDLASTASILREQVAQLKQKVMNHVTNGCQIAVSSASMAKSGESTSC